The DNA region aagggaatGAAAGCAcatctcctgaaaaaaaaaaaaagaaaaatcaaacacaaagtAAGGTGCAAGAGTAAAAGTGGACAAAATAACTATTAGACTTAGAAAACAACATAGCAATAGTAAGTGGTCTTTCCCTATCAGTaactactttaaatataaatggattaaaattcCTAATTAAATGACAAAGTGgctaaataaactttaaaaaatctatatgctgttgagagccacagctgaaggggccccagcaaacttccagctgtgagccaatcatctaaagggaataattttaaatacaaggACATGcataggctgaaggtgaaaaGGATGGAAAGTTATTCCATGCAAATAGTAGCCAAGAGAGCCAGGTGGCTATCAAAAACTCTGACAAGGCATAAAGCAGGACACTGTATAAGAAtagagaaggggctggggatatggctcaagcagtaacgtgctcgcctggcatgcacagggcgctggcttcaatcctcagcaccacataaaataaaaaataaagatgttgtgtccaccgaaactgaaaaataaatattaaaaaaattttctctctcctctcttcaaaaagaagaagaaaaaaaaaacagaaataaactctATCATGGTCAAATAATCGTCAACAAAGATGCTAAGGATACATAATGGAGAAAGGATAtcttcaataaatgttggctatccacatgcagaagaatgaagttggacctTAACTTTGCAttgtatacaaaaatcaactcaaaacaaaaatctaaaccCAAAATTTACAACATAGAAAGTTTCACTACACTGGATTTGGCAgtgatttcttggatatgacaccaaaagcacaggcaacaaaagcaaaaatgtgaCATTGCATCAAATTTAGCTTCTGtgcagcaaagaaaacaaagtgaaacaaaatgaaaaggcagtCTACAAATGGGagcaaatatttgcaaaccataatACCTCATAAGAGGTTAATACCTTGAATGAAGAACTCCTACAGCTAAACTATACCATTTAAAAGTAAGCAAAGAACttgaaaagacatttctccaaagatgacAGATAGCCAAAAAGCATACAAGaatatgtatattaaattatatggaaatgcaaatcaaaaattcGAGAGCATCCCATATCCTTTGACAGTCATTACCCCCTCCACCCCCCATGTCCCCCCAAAaaggctgggtgcggtggcacacacctgtaatcccagtggcttgggaagctgaggcaggaagaccacaagtttgaggccaacctcggcaacttagcaaaaccctgcctcaaaattaataaaagagatGGGGActtggttcagtggtaaagtactcctgggttcaatccccagtaccaaaagaaaaaaagttggcaAGGATATGAAAAAACTGAAACCCTTTGTTGGTGGTACTGTAAACTGTTGCAGTCActatgggaaaaaaatagagCAGCTTCTCAAAATAAGAGCTATCATATGGCACAGCAATCCCAATTCTGGCTATATATTCaggaattaaaaacaggaagataaaaatgtatttgtacaCCAAATATATTTACAGGTTTTTCTACATAGTTCACACCTTCCATACCTATTCCACATAAATGTTCAAATATATAAAGCTTTATTTCATCTTAATGTGTGAAGTTAATGTAAGATTTTTGTGTGAAGTTAATATAAGATTTTTGTGTGAAGACAAAAATGACTTTACTTTTCAGCCTTTAGACTAATAATTTAAAGCCACAATTCAAAGATACTAAGGAATGGAACTGAAGTCTGGTAGTAATTTTCCATCTAACAGATAATCTTCATTACCTAAAGAGTGAAACAGGAGCCATTTTTGCTGGCCatgttttatttgtcctttttcttcAAACAGGATAGCCAAAGATACAGACagtattcagtaaaataaaatagatgaaacaaATTCTAAGAGACTGCGATGCCACATGCTACATTTAACCTAATTTTATTCATGCTTGCCTTGGGATGGGGAATAGATCATTCGGTAAAAAcatacagtaaaaacaaaaaatgtcttATCATGTACAACTTTAAAACTACAATAATGATGTACCTTAATTACTTCCATGCACACAAGTCTAACattacagtatttttaaaaaataaacacaattaagACTTCTAGGagcattttataataaagtaattcctaatttttctttgtagataGATCAAGCACCTCCAAAATACAAATTCCTATACACAGTGAGTACTTTACTTAAAATGAACACTTAAGTAAATTAAGTACGTGGACAGCCTTAGGATAAGCTGATATTATATATTCAGCTAGGTAGGCAACAAACCATAGTGCCAAATGGAAAAAGTGTAGttgcaaataaagttttaaaactaagttaattttataattaaatacagaaaatatactgatttgctaaaataaataagatgtgaTGTATTAACACTTCACTATAAAGAATGAATACCAGAACATTTATAAACAATGAGTCTTAATAGTTTACTACAATAAACGCTGGCTAAATAGAAGTGCATATTGTGAAGCACTATGGGTGGTATATGTTTTGCCACATACTTTTGTTACCTTGAGGTAGATAACACATGTGTACCAAATTCGGCATTCATTTTCAGTTGCTGCTGGTATCATGTGTTTTAAGAAATGTGTACAGtatgaaaaactggaaaatactaatgaatgaaaaatgttttaggaaaaaaatagatattttcatgCAATTATGTACAGTCTCACTGTGTAAATTTCAAGGCAAGATTTTTGTTTCCTGTAAAACAGATCATTGTTCTATGAGAGAATGTTTTTTACTTGTCTTAGTGCATTTCTTTTGTCTCCTCCTGCATTGCATTATTTTGCTCTATTCTTTTTTGTGTGCAAATGACATGCcagttaaaatgaaaactatctCATGTAGAAAAAAATTCTGGATTTTAAAAACCAAGAACTAATAAAAATCCTTACTAAATGACACCATCTGATTCAAGTAAAAAATGACTTAAAcactagtaataaaaaaaaagacaaacacatttcatgaagaatacaaaaagaaatgtcTGCTGAGTGTTTTAGTTCAGATGTTTCAGAATGCTGCTGTATGTTTTATGAGGAATTTGAGGGGAAGATTTCATAGCAGAAGGTGTTAACGTGGCCTGGATTGACTTAAGTGGTGACCCCACTGGACTATGAAACTGTGGGATGCCTATGGATTCAAGCTGCTTGTTAAAAAGGAACTCCCCACTGTTGTTCAGAAATCCTTCCTCATTTCCTCTCTCCCCAAGTTTCCCATCCTCTACTGGCTCAGTTTCTAGCATTTCAGTATCTTCTTTCCTGCTAAAGAACTTGTCCAAGTAACTGGTATAAGTGTTTTCCTTCTCAACCTGTTCATCCTTCCTGACCTCACAACAAAACTGATTGATGAGAAAACATTCCTCCCTACCACTCACAAACTGGCTATCCCAAGAAGATTGGTACAAGGCTTCTAATTGAGCCAAATTTGCCAttcctttttcctgtttttctcggCTTACTGACTTTGATATCAAACTTTTCAACTCTAGTTGGGACACTGAGCTATTCAAGTCATTTAATTTATCAACAACATCAGTAGGCTCATGTTGTGAACTAAGTTGAATAGTTCCTGCAATAAAGGAATCAAAATCAAATCCCtgattcttttccctttctttttcagcCAGTTGCTGTGATGCTTCCTCTAGCGCTATCTGGGCTTTAACCAATCCATTCCTTTCACATTTTGACTTGCCTTTCTTATcagatttttctttgctttgttctttCCAATTGGAAAGATCTATAATAAGTTTGGGTTCATAATAATGATTAACTTCACTCTCTCTCCAAACTAAATTATCTAAATATGATGATGACCTTGTTTTGTAGTTACAAGTATGGCTGCACTCTAGATCACAATATTTGTTTTCATGATGATCTGGGTACTGCCAACAAGGCTCAGTGGAGTAACTGGTATCAAAAGCAGGATCCTCCAGATACTTTTCTCGATCTCCATCCAAATATTTTCGAGGATCAACCTGTACTTCTTCTTCATCAGTGACATCAGACAGAGCTCGTGGGTCAAGCTGAACTTCATCAATATCGAAGTTGTTATGTATAGGCCAATCATGCTCTGAAAACTGACAATCATGGTACCTGAAAATAATACACTGGGGTTATTCCATGTATGATATCATTTTCAAATTCACTGAGTATCTCTTATGTGAAAGCTCTATGCTAGGTCTACAAGGTGATAACAGTTGTGAGCCTAATCTGCCTCACTAGAACTTACAATAATCTTTCTTTTTGGTgccacaaaatttaactcaagggcatttaaccactgagccacagccacagccacagccctttttattttttattttgagacagggtctcacaaggcttacagccttgctaagttgctgaggctgaatttaaaactacaatcctcctgcctcagtttcctgagcagttgggattataggcgtatgcCACCATACTCAGTTTTTGTCAAATGGTCAAATAACAAGATAGGTAaaccaggcatagtggtacatgcccataatcccaacagcttgggaggcttaggcaggaggattttgagttcaaggctggcctctgcaacttagtggtAAGAAGAGTAGAAATTTTTatctggggggggggaggacaGGTAAGATCTATTACTTTACAAAATACTAGGAGATGATATTTGATAACTACAATGGGATCTTTTAATTTCCATGAAGAATTGAGTGTTCTACTCTTAAATAAGACCAAATatcatttctccctttttttttaaattttttttaatttttaaagttttctaattagttatacatgaaagtagaatgtattttgacacactGTATACAAGTAGAACAcagcttctcattcctctggcatATATGGTGCAGTCATACCAGTAGTGTAATCAGACATGTATACTGGGTAATAACGTCCGTCTCATGTCTCCCTTTTTATCTATTCTTTTATCCATACAACTGCAGATACATATCTAGGTGGCTGGCCTGTCTATAGTTTCAAACGAATATTTTATGGCCACAAAATGAAGATATCTAATCTCAGGTACCTTAAAAATGTTCATTCTGGTAATTAAGACAGACTAGAAGTGAAGGTTTACTGGAGACCAACaacctgaattaaaaaaaaaaaaaaatctacatatgtTACACAATGTGACATTCTCTTACTGATACATCATACCAGTCTTGGGATGGAGGTATATGTTTAATGGCAAAGTGCAACCATTaggcaaggctctgggttctatccccagcggaaaaaaaatcaaaagattttaaaatctgtGAGTTTATGGTTCAGATTTCCAGATTTCACATTTAAAAGACTTTAAGGAATGCAAATTATAAAGACATTCAAAATAGCCTTCATTATCTATTTCCTagccaataaatattaaatatttaaattacctAAAGGCTATTTAAAGATATTAGTAAGTTGAGTAAGAAACCCAAAAGTGCCATTACTAAAAACCTTGACTTTTGCATAGTCTTATCATACTTTGGTTCACcgtttttctaatttaaaatcaatttaccTTTCCCAGTTATAAATGTGACTGTGAGTTTCATCCATAAGCAAAATATCATCAACTTCATCTTCAATGTGAAAAGGATGGCTTGAAATTGGCTCATCCATTGGAAAAGAATATATACTCATATAAGGATGAGAGAGTGCTTCCTCTGCTGTCAATCGATCCATGGGGCTAAATGTCAAAATTTGTTCCAGGAAATCCAGTGCTGCAGTGTAAGAAGAGTAGAAATTTTTATctgtagaaaaactgaaaatgttgGTCTCATTCAATAAAAATGACTAGTTGAATGACTATTTTACCACTTCTTACTACACAATAGGAACAAAACATCTTAACTGTACTTAAGAGGTCTGCCAACTGATAAAGGGAAAAGAATAGACTATATAACTAAAGGTAAGTTAATATTtgtcagagaaataaaattacctGACTGATTAAAAAGAAAGGCCATTTCTTCCATCAACATggtaaatatttgaaatgtactCTGATCTTATTATGGCCACACACTAATACTCTATGAAATTGCTGTTTTTGTCAAATGGTCAAATAACAGCAATTTAACATGGTTTAACCTAATACCTAGGTCTTATTCCCAGCTCTTCAACTCACTAGCTTAACTGAATTACTAGCTGTGTAATGCTAGATAAGCTACTTAAACTTACTAAACTCTAATTTCATCAAGTATAAAAATTTAAGGCATAGTGTCTGGTCTTAATAAAagcctttctcccttcccttccttcactAACTTAGCTGCTGCTGTTTACCTTAATCACACTCTAGCACAGTTCACACATTACACTTTATCATTTTAGGATTCTGAAGGGACTAACCACACACCAAATTCTTCCTTTAACTAGTCTGTCAGGCCTTCCTATGTCTTTACCTAGCTTCAGGCTGTCCCTATACCTCCCACACACTATTGTGCATTATCATCCATCTTCAACCCTAGATCATTTCCaccatcttctttctctcctctagCAGCCATACAATAGTGATGAAAACTAGATGCAATATCACAACTGGCTCAGTACAAATTCACACTATGAAATTTCAATTTAGCACTTGCTCTTTtgaacaaatcttttttttttttttttgagagagagaggggagagagagagaaaattttttttttaatatttatttttcagtttttggtggacacaacatctttattttatttttatgtggtgctgaggatcaaacccagtgttctgtgcatgccaggtgagcatgttactgcttgagctacatccccagccccttgaacaAATCTTTATGCTCTAATTCTACTATCATCCTGAACATATAAACCCAATTCATATTTATCTCAATTCCTATCTAATCACTATGGTCTCCTACAtgtccttttgttttttgttttggtacccaggattgaacccaagggctctgAGCCACCTCCACAgcccttttcaaaaaaatatattttatttaaagacagggtgtcactcagttacttagggccttaagttgttgaggctggctttgaactcacaatcctcctgcctcagcttcccaagccactgggattacaggcgtgcacaaccatgcccagctttaCATGTCCTCTTATCCTCACTTTCTATTTCAAAGGGAAAGAAAGTCCCTTTAAAACTAACACCTGTACTCTAGAAgaacctattctttttttttttttttttttttaattcaggggCTCCTGGCCACTAAAccacatcatcagccctattctgtattttatttagagacagtctcactgagttgcttagcacctcacttttgctgagggtggttTTTGAactctaatcctcctgcctcagcctccaagactttgggattacaggtgggcactgTGGTCTAGAAGGGACCCTGTTCTCGATTTCCAGCTTCTCATTAACATAAATAGCTGACATGCTTATAGCTGTTTATTTTATAACACCTCACTTAACTCTACCATCAGTCCAATAAGGGCCCAAAAGAAGAAACCTAAGGCTCATTGCTACTCAAGTCCCTCAGGGGATAAGTTCTGAGGGTCTTTCTTGTGTTCCCTGCTATTTCTCCCTACTCTTCTCATTTTCCCTTATCTAGAAAGTCATTTCAAAATGCATCAATTGTTCTGCTGCAAGAGAATCCATCTCGTTCTGAGGCCATGGGGTCCCCAAAAAGAGAAACTGGGAGGCAAAGAGTTATAGATGGTGATCCAGCACAATCACATTCTTTAAGTAAAGGGGGATATATTTatctacaaaaggaaaacattCTATAAAGTCCCTAGCATCTGGGAACTACAGGTGGCAGGTGGAAAGAGGGagcaataagaaagaaaaactagcCAGTTAGGCTTAActagaaatacagaatatttccATCAGAATAGAAAGTTCTATTGGACAGCACTGCTCCAGAGAAAACCAGTAAATTTACTACAATGGTATTAGTATGCTAAGATATAGAAATACTTAGcatgagaaggaaaagaagtaaaaaagaggGTATTCACTTAAAGATATTAAGAGTGGAGTTCCTAGTAGtcttatatgaatatttatattcatatgtatttaatcctgtttatttatgtacttaATCCTACTTCGTAGATAATAAACAGTGCAGGGagagaacatgtatttttaacaaataccCCTTGCCTCTGAATGTCCTCTTTCCAAACTTCAATGTTACtcatgaagaaaacagagtagaGCAATAAATCTTTAGTCTCAGGAATGCTACCCACTCTGCACTGCACCCACTGAATGCAAACACAGTTTTGCCATATGTGAACATCAATGGTTAATTCAATGAACCCATTATCAGCATCAGACAAACATTCAGCTTGATTCAAAGCTGACACAATCTCCACCCTAATAAGGGTAGAGAAGAGAAAGATTCAATAATTATTACCTTGTATCACATATAATTGATGAGAGAGGGTGACaggaaaaatagatataaaatttaagagaaaGCTTAATGGGTTTAGGAAACTTCCTTTTTTAAGATTAAGAATGCTTCAAGAGCAATGTCCTCTTTCAGTAAGATCCAGCAACAGTGACAATGaagaagcctcagcaacttagcaaggctctaagcaactcaacaagaccctgtctctaaataaaaaaaaactaaaagggctggggatgtggctcagtggttaagtacccctgggttcaatccccaatccccagtaccaaaaaaaaaaaagaaacagtgacaATGACTCTGAAGCAGATCCAGGTTACCTGAGAAATGTCTCTCAAGTTGGCTAAGTATAATCACAACtgtacaaagttttaaaaatagatatccTCCCTGTTTCCCACCCCAACACTGAATTCCAATTTAAGCCTGCATTTTAAAGATGGCTCCATAGATGACTGAGGCTTAGTCAAATGTTACATGACAGCCATTTAGTTACTAACAGGGATATCATGATAGTGGCTACAAAGTTAGGTGCAACCAGCAACAGAATTTGACTTGAGAGACTTTAAAACTGGCTAGAAATTAAGAAATGCTAAAATTTAATCAGAACCTTTAAGTAAGCTTCTTATTTGGGCATCtataaatttttgagaaaaaaagacagtgcctatattttcaaaatacttgtTATTTTAAACACTTTAATAATTATTACCTTGTATCACATATAATTGATGAGAGAGGGTGACaggaaaaatagatataaaataaagagaaagcttAATGGGTTTAGgaaacttccttttttaaaaaaaatattttttagatgctgattttattcatttatttatgtgtggtgtttagaatcaaatccagtgactcacacatgtgaggcaagagctctactactgaggcACAACTCTAGCCCCTATTCCTATTTTGATGAGAAAACAATACACTTCTGACACTGATACATAtcaggtgtgtgtatgtgtatatgtgtgtgtgtgtgtgttcaaggtcctgaggattgaacccaaggtatGCTAGGCAAGGGGtctacccctgagttcaagcccttacaaaataattcttaaagatataagacaattttttaagaaatatttatttttagttatagttggacacaatacctttattttatttatttttatgtggtgatgaggatcggacccaggccTCGTACgggctaggcgagtactctatcGCTgtaccataaccccagcccccaatcagacaatttttaagaaaaatatttttcctgtctcatgtttttaagaaaatgttacCTTATTACAAAAGTTAAAGACTTGTATCTTATTTACATCACTCCATTTTGAGACATAAAATTGTTTTAGTGGTCAATGAAGTTGTGATTCTCTCCAAGTTTCTACTATTTTCAAGTCTGCACAATCTCTTGCATTTGGCATTTAACACTCCTAACACCAATCCAAACTCGTACATATTTTGCTCAAGTTTTGCTCTTTCCTCCCATCTCTGCCTTCCTCTGTCTCAATTTTTTACATCTAAATGACACTTATACCCATATTTATCATATAACCCTCAGAGAACTCAACTCTCACTTATCAAAAGCCGGTGATTCAATATACTCACATACAGCAAGAAATCGGGGTAAGCTGAAAGAATAAATGGTGTTAGAACTAAGAGAGAAGGGTGTATTTTTTTGACCCTGGAAAATTATTCAGAAGGAAGAAATACATCTTAGCCTAAGGGTAATGTCAAAAAGGGGGAAGTAAGAATTGAAGGTTTTGGTATGTAAGTGTCAACAGACTATTCAAGAGAAAGTTGTATACCCAAAGAACTTCCCTACACAGatcatatttatacacacacacacacacacacacaggcattaACATCATGGTTACTCTGAAGTCACAATACCTTCTCGACTAATTCCTGGAAGCAGCTGAGTTAAAGGTTTGTGTGGCTCAGTCATATCATTTCTAATGTAAACTGGAATTACACTGAGAAGCTCCTGACGATCTTCCTCATGCACAACAGGAATAGATTCTAAAATCAGTTGCATCTGTTCAAGTTCATGTGCACCTGAGGgtaaaaaaacaccaaatataaCAAATACATTGTTCTGTGTTTATTTGGCAATAAACATAAACATTGTAATGAACAGTGGGGCAGGGGGACAATTTCAAATGGATCATTAATTAGCAGATTTCACCATTCTGAATATCACTTGTCTACTTAGCctatttatttcaatttctgcCTACTGATATATTTAGCTTT from Ictidomys tridecemlineatus isolate mIctTri1 chromosome 5, mIctTri1.hap1, whole genome shotgun sequence includes:
- the Mapk6 gene encoding mitogen-activated protein kinase 6, whose amino-acid sequence is MAEKFESLMNIHGFDLGSRYMDLKPLGCGGNGLVFSAVDNDCDKRVAIKKIVLTDPQSVKHALREIKIIRRLDHDNIVKVFEILGPSGSQLTDDVGSLTELNSVYIVQEYMETDLANVLEQGPLLEEHARLFMYQLLRGLKYIHSANVLHRDLKPANLFINTEDLVLKIGDFGLARIMDPHYSHKGHLSEGLVTKWYRSPRLLLSPNNYTKAIDMWAAGCIFAEMLTGKTLFAGAHELEQMQLILESIPVVHEEDRQELLSVIPVYIRNDMTEPHKPLTQLLPGISREALDFLEQILTFSPMDRLTAEEALSHPYMSIYSFPMDEPISSHPFHIEDEVDDILLMDETHSHIYNWERYHDCQFSEHDWPIHNNFDIDEVQLDPRALSDVTDEEEVQVDPRKYLDGDREKYLEDPAFDTSYSTEPCWQYPDHHENKYCDLECSHTCNYKTRSSSYLDNLVWRESEVNHYYEPKLIIDLSNWKEQSKEKSDKKGKSKCERNGLVKAQIALEEASQQLAEKEREKNQGFDFDSFIAGTIQLSSQHEPTDVVDKLNDLNSSVSQLELKSLISKSVSREKQEKGMANLAQLEALYQSSWDSQFVSGREECFLINQFCCEVRKDEQVEKENTYTSYLDKFFSRKEDTEMLETEPVEDGKLGERGNEEGFLNNSGEFLFNKQLESIGIPQFHSPVGSPLKSIQATLTPSAMKSSPQIPHKTYSSILKHLN